From a region of the Nitrospiria bacterium genome:
- a CDS encoding phage Gp37/Gp68 family protein encodes MAQLSHIEWTEATWNPVTGCSKISPGCKNCYAERLANRLAAMGQGRYRNGFDVTLHHDLVDLPLRWRQPRIIFVNSMSDLFHEDVPDAFIMQVFDTMVAAHWHTFQILTKRSQRLAELATRLPWPQNVWMGVSVESRKYTARIADLRKVPAAVRFLSVEPLLEPVPNLPLTGIDWVIVGGESGPGCRDMKIDWVRQIRDRCVVRDVPFFFKQWGGVRKKTYGRILDGRTWDQLPAPKIRLKPKTLSLNERRIKDIPEPILL; translated from the coding sequence ATGGCACAGCTTTCACACATTGAATGGACCGAGGCGACCTGGAATCCTGTAACGGGCTGTTCAAAGATCAGTCCGGGGTGTAAGAATTGTTATGCCGAACGTCTGGCGAACCGGTTGGCTGCGATGGGCCAGGGCCGATATAGAAATGGATTCGATGTGACTCTGCACCATGATCTTGTTGATCTGCCACTGCGGTGGCGGCAACCTCGAATCATTTTTGTGAACTCGATGAGCGATCTCTTTCACGAAGATGTTCCCGACGCATTTATTATGCAGGTCTTCGATACGATGGTCGCCGCCCATTGGCACACTTTTCAGATTCTCACAAAGCGGTCTCAGCGACTTGCCGAGCTGGCCACACGTCTCCCGTGGCCTCAAAATGTTTGGATGGGAGTAAGCGTCGAATCAAGAAAGTACACGGCGCGAATTGCTGATTTACGAAAAGTTCCGGCAGCCGTACGGTTTCTATCGGTCGAGCCTCTTCTTGAACCGGTTCCCAATTTACCTCTGACGGGCATCGACTGGGTCATCGTCGGCGGGGAATCAGGACCGGGTTGCCGGGACATGAAAATTGACTGGGTAAGGCAGATTCGTGATCGCTGCGTTGTCCGTGACGTGCCGTTCTTCTTTAAGCAATGGGGAGGAGTTAGGAAAAAAACGTACGGTCGCATTTTAGACGGCCGCACGTGGGATCAGTTGCCTGCTCCGAAAATTCGTTTAAAACCCAAAACACTTTCTTTGAACGAAAGACGTATTAAGGATATTCCAGAACCCATCCTTCTCTAA